From a single Streptosporangiales bacterium genomic region:
- a CDS encoding ABC transporter permease subunit gives MSRRPLTLARRESRDGRLLLSPTLLVVALVVVVPFLGTLWFAFQDLRLIDIPSLSVLDFEPTLENFERMLTTSGFWTSLRTTVLYALLCTITSVGAGLVLALAMRRPFRGRGPIRALVLVPYVLPVVAAVTTWQAVLNPQYGPVNAFGMRFLGWDEPINFLTTGSYDVAGLPVPLAFLSIVAFETWKCAPLAFLFITARLQTVSKDLEEAALIDGASPLQSFRHVVLPELRGVLALLAVLRFIWTFQNFNDPYLLTSGAGGTEVLAIRVYNELINRSNVGTASALGLVLTVLLAGLLVAYVRMSRSREAA, from the coding sequence GTGAGCCGACGGCCCCTGACTCTCGCCCGTAGGGAGAGCCGGGACGGCCGCCTGCTCCTCTCGCCCACACTTCTCGTCGTCGCGCTGGTCGTGGTGGTGCCGTTCCTCGGCACGCTGTGGTTCGCGTTCCAGGACCTGCGGCTGATCGACATCCCGAGCCTGTCGGTGCTCGACTTCGAGCCGACGCTCGAGAACTTCGAGCGGATGCTGACCACGAGCGGCTTCTGGACCTCGCTGCGCACGACGGTCCTCTACGCGCTGCTGTGCACGATCACCTCGGTCGGCGCGGGTCTCGTCCTCGCGCTCGCCATGCGGCGACCCTTTCGCGGCAGGGGTCCCATCCGCGCCCTGGTGCTCGTCCCCTACGTCCTGCCCGTCGTCGCGGCGGTCACCACGTGGCAGGCGGTGCTGAACCCCCAGTACGGCCCGGTCAACGCCTTCGGCATGCGCTTCCTCGGTTGGGACGAGCCGATCAACTTCCTCACGACGGGCTCGTACGACGTCGCCGGCCTGCCGGTGCCGCTGGCGTTCCTCAGCATCGTGGCGTTCGAGACGTGGAAGTGCGCGCCGCTCGCGTTCCTGTTCATCACCGCGCGCCTGCAGACGGTCTCGAAGGACCTCGAGGAGGCCGCGCTCATCGACGGCGCGTCGCCGTTGCAGTCGTTCCGCCACGTCGTCCTGCCCGAGCTGCGCGGGGTGCTCGCCCTCCTCGCGGTGCTGCGGTTCATCTGGACGTTCCAGAACTTCAACGACCCCTACCTGCTGACGAGCGGCGCGGGCGGCACCGAGGTGCTCGCGATCCGCGTGTACAACGAGCTGATCAACCGCAGCAACGTCGGCACGGCGTCAGCACTCGGCTTGGTCCTCACGGTGCTCCTCGCCGGGCTCCTCGTCGCGTACGTACGGATGTCGCGGTCGAGGGAGGCTGCCTGA
- a CDS encoding ATP-binding cassette domain-containing protein: MANMIEAEGLVKRYGKTVALGGVDLVVPEGRVLGLLGPNGAGKTTAVRVLSTLLRPDEGRATVGGYDVVRQAHDVRRLIGLTGQYASVDEELTGTQNLVMIGRLLEMSRSAAKARARELLERFELTDAAGRRAKTYSGGMRRKLDLAASLVGNPSVLYLDEPTTGLDPYARREVWEVIRALVSGGATVLLTTQYLDEAERLADEITVFDKGVVVASGSAPELKRRVGGQTLRVRARDESDLVTLTAIVAEVTATAPTRESDGMTVAAPTEDPGMLLAVVRRLDAAGLVVDELTLGRPSLDDVFLALTGHRAEDADTTTPAVPEGSLA; the protein is encoded by the coding sequence ATGGCGAACATGATCGAGGCCGAGGGGCTCGTGAAGCGGTACGGGAAGACGGTCGCGCTCGGGGGTGTCGACCTCGTGGTGCCCGAGGGGCGGGTGCTCGGCCTGCTCGGCCCGAACGGCGCCGGCAAGACGACGGCGGTGCGTGTCCTCTCCACGTTGCTGCGTCCGGACGAGGGCAGGGCGACGGTCGGTGGCTACGACGTGGTCAGGCAGGCGCACGACGTCCGGCGGCTCATCGGGCTCACCGGCCAGTACGCGTCCGTTGACGAGGAGCTCACCGGCACCCAGAACCTCGTGATGATCGGCCGGCTGCTGGAGATGTCACGGTCGGCGGCGAAGGCGAGAGCCCGCGAGCTGCTGGAGCGGTTCGAGCTCACCGACGCGGCGGGTCGCCGGGCCAAGACGTACTCCGGTGGCATGCGGCGCAAGCTCGACCTCGCCGCGAGCCTCGTCGGCAACCCGTCGGTGCTCTACCTCGACGAGCCGACCACGGGGCTCGACCCGTACGCCAGGCGCGAGGTGTGGGAAGTCATCCGTGCGCTGGTCTCCGGCGGTGCCACCGTCCTGCTCACCACGCAGTACCTCGACGAGGCGGAGCGCCTCGCCGACGAGATCACCGTCTTCGACAAGGGCGTCGTCGTCGCGAGCGGCAGTGCGCCCGAGCTCAAGCGCCGCGTCGGCGGACAGACGCTCCGCGTCCGCGCGAGGGACGAGTCCGACCTGGTGACGCTCACGGCGATCGTCGCCGAGGTGACGGCGACGGCGCCGACGCGTGAGTCCGACGGCATGACCGTCGCGGCACCCACCGAGGATCCCGGCATGCTGCTCGCCGTCGTGCGCCGGCTCGACGCCGCCGGCCTGGTCGTCGACGAGCTCACGCTCGGCAGACCCAGCCTCGACGACGTCTTCCTCGCACTCACCGGCCATCGCGCCGAGGACGCGGACACCACGACACCGGCCGTTCCCGAAGGGAGCCTCGCGTGA
- a CDS encoding sulfatase-like hydrolase/transferase, which produces MSGQRPNILLVTTDQQRYDTLAPYAPSFLRTPHLDLLRHQGVRFDRAYAETPICVPSRVSLLTGQSPFRHGMTANGSSSAVAGRTGTLPARLRDLGYATCAVGKMHFTPERARHGFDEVLLPADYYRAMAESGSPLQPMRHGLGQNELHPGASTVPEAMTLTSWIAEQSVRYIRDRRDPTCPFFLWTSFSKPHPPLDPPEPYASMYLHDEMPAPTSAAWSSGDGCPEAFVRQRQRGGYDLLSPEVVAAARRAYYGLVTHVDYAFGRVLAALQDVDLLRDTTILFTSDHGEFLGDHRCGNKVMFHDVSARVPLLYRPARGDDTVGAGGVSDALVTHTDVAATILAAAGGTVPDDWDGTDLDALARGTAAPRERLLGIAHDRAQDSDAPAEPPVHLALVRDRWKYLWYPEGPSEQLFDLTADPAECDDLARRDPRRGAELRAELVEELERRGSPWTADGTLVRVPPLGDTERERRAAGWPGLHTETYGVDVRH; this is translated from the coding sequence ATGAGCGGGCAGCGACCGAACATCCTGCTCGTCACCACCGACCAGCAGCGGTACGACACGCTCGCGCCGTACGCTCCGTCGTTCCTGCGCACCCCGCACCTCGATCTGCTGCGGCACCAGGGCGTGCGGTTCGACCGGGCGTACGCGGAGACGCCGATCTGCGTCCCGTCACGCGTCTCGCTGCTCACCGGGCAGAGCCCGTTCCGGCACGGCATGACGGCCAACGGGTCGAGCTCTGCCGTCGCCGGTCGCACCGGCACGCTGCCCGCCCGGCTGCGCGACCTCGGGTACGCGACGTGCGCGGTCGGCAAGATGCACTTCACGCCGGAACGCGCGCGGCACGGGTTCGACGAGGTGCTGCTGCCCGCCGACTACTACCGGGCGATGGCGGAGAGCGGCTCGCCGCTGCAGCCGATGCGCCATGGGCTCGGACAGAACGAGCTGCATCCCGGCGCCTCGACGGTCCCCGAGGCCATGACGCTCACGTCGTGGATCGCGGAGCAGTCGGTGCGCTACATCCGCGACCGGCGCGACCCGACGTGCCCGTTCTTCCTGTGGACGTCGTTCAGCAAGCCACACCCGCCGCTCGACCCGCCGGAGCCGTACGCCTCGATGTACCTGCACGACGAGATGCCGGCGCCGACCTCGGCTGCATGGAGCAGCGGTGACGGCTGCCCCGAGGCGTTCGTCAGGCAGCGGCAGCGCGGTGGCTACGACCTGCTGTCGCCCGAGGTCGTGGCCGCCGCCCGACGCGCGTACTACGGCCTGGTGACACACGTCGACTACGCGTTCGGCCGGGTGCTCGCGGCGCTGCAGGACGTCGACCTGCTGCGCGACACGACGATCCTGTTCACCTCCGACCACGGCGAGTTCCTCGGCGACCACCGGTGCGGTAACAAGGTGATGTTCCACGACGTCTCGGCGCGCGTGCCCCTGCTGTACCGTCCGGCGCGCGGCGACGACACGGTCGGGGCCGGCGGCGTCAGCGACGCGCTCGTCACGCACACCGACGTCGCCGCGACGATCCTCGCCGCCGCCGGCGGCACCGTGCCGGACGACTGGGACGGCACCGACCTCGACGCACTCGCCCGCGGGACGGCCGCGCCCCGCGAGCGGCTGCTCGGCATCGCACACGACCGTGCCCAGGACTCGGACGCTCCGGCCGAGCCGCCGGTCCACCTCGCGCTCGTCCGCGACCGGTGGAAGTATCTCTGGTACCCCGAGGGCCCGAGCGAGCAGCTCTTCGACCTGACCGCCGACCCCGCCGAGTGCGACGACCTGGCCCGGCGCGACCCGCGACGCGGGGCGGAGCTGCGTGCCGAGCTCGTCGAGGAGCTCGAGCGCCGCGGGTCACCGTGGACGGCGGACGGCACCCTCGTCCGCGTGCCGCCGCTCGGCGACACCGAGCGCGAGCGCCGCGCCGCCGGCTGGCCGGGTCTGCACACGGAGACGTACGGCGTGGACGTCCGCCACTGA
- a CDS encoding extracellular solute-binding protein — MGRVTRQALTGVAVGALLLGTACGGGGGGEEDKSITFWTPHNTPARMAIQKEIAADFKEKTGITVKVVGLAGKDQNQSIASGAASGDLPDVVLHGVDQTVAWQSQGLLDEDAAADVMESLGEDTFNEQGLKFAKVDDAYVAVPSDSWGQMLFYRKDLFEKAGIPVPTTLGEVVDAANELKKGDTAGIVLGTKPGDPFVTQTLEWVALANGCQLAKENTNEPTLTSKNCVNALRAYQDLTKASVKGAQDVESTRAAYLAGRAAMISWSTHLLDEIGGLDDNFPPTCKQCKKQKDFIAKNTGIITTLGGPDVPQGTQYGLPFNLGIMRNTNTDGAKQFVEYLLAEGYAKSLSTAAEGRFPMRNGTKDDPEAYIEQWNELKIGNTKVQRPIVDLYGKPGLESIEKGATNIDRWGFGHGYGELAASLATQNVLAQDAEELFTGKDPAAVAKTMQQSAETAAKDLE; from the coding sequence ATGGGACGGGTCACCCGGCAGGCGCTGACCGGAGTTGCCGTCGGCGCACTCCTGCTCGGCACGGCATGCGGAGGTGGAGGCGGCGGCGAGGAGGACAAGTCGATCACCTTCTGGACCCCGCACAACACCCCGGCCCGCATGGCGATCCAGAAGGAGATCGCCGCCGACTTCAAGGAGAAGACCGGCATCACGGTCAAGGTCGTCGGCCTCGCCGGCAAGGACCAGAACCAGAGCATCGCGTCGGGCGCCGCGTCCGGCGACCTGCCCGACGTCGTCCTGCACGGCGTCGATCAGACGGTCGCGTGGCAGTCGCAGGGTCTCCTCGACGAGGACGCCGCCGCGGACGTCATGGAGTCCCTCGGCGAGGACACGTTCAACGAGCAGGGCCTGAAGTTCGCGAAGGTCGACGACGCGTACGTCGCGGTCCCGAGCGACAGCTGGGGGCAGATGCTCTTCTACCGCAAGGATCTCTTCGAGAAGGCGGGCATCCCGGTCCCCACGACGCTCGGCGAGGTCGTCGACGCGGCGAACGAGCTGAAGAAGGGTGACACGGCCGGCATCGTCCTCGGCACCAAGCCGGGCGACCCGTTCGTCACCCAGACGCTCGAGTGGGTCGCCCTGGCCAACGGCTGCCAGCTCGCCAAGGAGAACACCAACGAGCCGACCCTCACGTCGAAGAACTGCGTGAACGCGCTCAGGGCCTATCAGGACCTCACCAAAGCGTCGGTGAAGGGCGCCCAGGACGTCGAGTCGACCAGGGCGGCGTACCTCGCCGGCCGCGCGGCGATGATCTCCTGGAGCACCCACCTGCTCGACGAGATCGGCGGACTCGACGACAACTTCCCGCCGACCTGCAAGCAGTGCAAGAAGCAAAAGGACTTCATCGCCAAGAACACCGGCATCATCACCACGCTCGGCGGCCCCGACGTCCCGCAGGGCACGCAGTACGGCCTGCCGTTCAACCTCGGCATCATGCGCAACACCAACACCGACGGCGCCAAGCAGTTCGTCGAGTACCTGCTCGCCGAGGGGTACGCGAAGTCGCTGTCCACCGCCGCCGAGGGTCGCTTCCCGATGCGCAACGGCACCAAGGACGACCCGGAGGCGTACATCGAGCAGTGGAACGAGCTGAAGATCGGCAACACGAAGGTGCAGCGACCGATCGTCGACCTGTACGGGAAGCCCGGCCTCGAGTCGATCGAGAAGGGTGCGACCAACATCGACCGCTGGGGCTTCGGGCACGGCTACGGTGAGCTCGCCGCGTCACTCGCGACGCAGAACGTCCTCGCGCAGGATGCCGAGGAGCTCTTCACCGGCAAGGATCCCGCCGCCGTGGCGAAGACGATGCAGCAGTCGGCCGAGACCGCGGCGAAGGACCTGGAGTGA
- a CDS encoding ABC transporter permease: MTATTLEPSLPTPTRHRVSPLAGVRHGLTIGWRNLVRVKNAPEQLIGFVLQPILFIALFVFLFGGAISGDWRTYLQFVLPGILVQTVVFASMGTGASLADDITKGVFDRFRSLPIARWAPLLGAVLADLATYVVSVLVVLVAGLVLGFDFTGGPLGVLAGCLLVLAFTFALSWVTATVGLLVRKPSGVQALAIVVMMPLTFGSNLFADPSSMPGWLQAWVEVNPVSHLITATRGLFAGDPAAGATVAAVAWAVGIVVVFAPLAVWLYRRRA, translated from the coding sequence ATGACGGCCACGACGCTCGAACCGAGCCTGCCGACACCCACGCGGCACCGGGTGTCGCCGCTCGCCGGAGTGCGGCACGGCCTCACCATCGGGTGGCGCAACCTGGTGCGGGTCAAGAACGCGCCGGAGCAGCTCATCGGCTTCGTCCTGCAGCCGATCCTGTTCATCGCGCTGTTCGTGTTCCTGTTCGGCGGCGCGATCTCCGGCGACTGGCGCACGTACCTGCAGTTCGTGCTCCCGGGCATCCTGGTGCAGACGGTGGTGTTCGCCAGCATGGGCACCGGCGCCTCGCTCGCCGACGACATCACCAAGGGCGTGTTCGACAGGTTCCGCAGCCTGCCCATCGCGCGGTGGGCGCCGCTGCTCGGCGCGGTGCTGGCAGACCTCGCGACGTACGTCGTCAGCGTGCTCGTGGTGCTGGTCGCGGGACTCGTGCTGGGGTTCGACTTCACCGGCGGCCCGCTCGGCGTGCTCGCCGGCTGCCTGCTCGTCCTCGCGTTCACGTTCGCGCTGAGCTGGGTGACGGCGACCGTGGGGCTGCTGGTGCGGAAGCCGTCCGGCGTCCAGGCCCTCGCGATCGTCGTGATGATGCCGCTCACCTTCGGCAGCAACCTGTTCGCCGACCCGTCGTCGATGCCGGGCTGGCTGCAGGCCTGGGTCGAGGTCAACCCCGTCAGCCACCTGATTACCGCGACCCGCGGCCTCTTCGCCGGCGACCCGGCGGCCGGCGCCACCGTCGCCGCCGTCGCGTGGGCGGTCGGCATCGTGGTCGTCTTCGCGCCGCTCGCGGTGTGGCTCTACCGGCGCAGGGCCTGA
- a CDS encoding ABC transporter permease subunit encodes MSTPAASRDLRHTVERNVLRVLRWVVIIGAIVFTAGPLLYTVLLSIRPLSSIVNEPLQFIPSLSEIDFGSYVRALSGEASNGFGLGRFMGNSLFVALGTTVLSVAFSALGAYAAVRLRFLGRDTVNGFFLAIYVLPGIVLAVPLFVMFSYIGLKGTLPGLVIIYLAQTIPLSLYMLRNYFQAVPVSVEEAAMIDGCGRLGMIRRVVLPIAVPGLAATGLYVFMIAWNEFLFALLFLVQDRDRWTVSLGLAQFSDVGVPVTVLMAGSIAITLPIVVLFFAAERMLVSGLTAGAEKG; translated from the coding sequence ATGAGTACGCCCGCAGCGTCACGCGACCTTCGGCACACGGTCGAGCGCAACGTGCTGCGCGTGCTGCGCTGGGTCGTCATCATCGGCGCGATCGTCTTCACCGCCGGTCCGCTGCTGTACACCGTCCTGCTGTCGATCCGACCGCTCAGCTCGATCGTCAACGAGCCGCTCCAGTTCATCCCCTCGCTCTCGGAGATCGACTTCGGCTCGTACGTGCGCGCACTCTCCGGTGAGGCGTCCAACGGCTTTGGGCTCGGCCGTTTCATGGGCAACTCGCTCTTCGTCGCACTCGGCACGACGGTGCTGTCGGTCGCGTTCAGCGCGCTGGGTGCCTACGCGGCCGTACGGCTGCGGTTCCTCGGCAGGGACACCGTCAACGGGTTCTTCCTCGCGATCTACGTGCTGCCGGGCATCGTGCTCGCGGTGCCGCTGTTCGTCATGTTCAGCTACATCGGCCTCAAGGGCACGCTGCCCGGCCTGGTCATCATCTACCTCGCGCAGACGATCCCGCTGTCGCTCTACATGCTGCGCAACTACTTCCAGGCCGTGCCGGTGAGCGTCGAGGAGGCCGCGATGATCGACGGGTGCGGCCGGCTCGGCATGATCCGCCGGGTCGTGCTGCCGATCGCCGTGCCGGGTCTCGCCGCCACCGGGCTGTACGTCTTCATGATCGCGTGGAACGAGTTCCTGTTCGCGTTGCTGTTCCTCGTCCAGGACAGGGACAGGTGGACGGTGTCGCTCGGGCTCGCGCAGTTCAGTGACGTCGGCGTACCCGTCACCGTGCTGATGGCCGGGTCGATCGCGATCACGCTGCCGATCGTCGTGCTGTTCTTCGCCGCCGAACGGATGCTGGTGTCCGGCCTCACCGCGGGTGCGGAGAAGGGATGA
- a CDS encoding AAA family ATPase codes for MRVALLGPVEVHDDDGRAYALGGPRPRALLARLALTPGVVVLSGTLAADLWGDDAPGANALHTLVSRLRRALAAVGDDTAGALESHAAGYALRVGIDDVDLLSVEHLARAARTHLADGDATAAGRLAGDALARWRGEPLADVGDAPFAASVAVRAAELRLDLHDTAVDAAFRTGTAVDLTGLEARARAHPLRERLQVQLMRTLYDAGRQSDALDVYARTRRALVDELGVEPSAELGETHLAILRQDDAIRPRARATTPLRSALPAQLTSFVGREHELDRLVAALDTSRLVTVVGPGGAGKTRLATEAAARVEAGQRDGVHLLELAPVHEPAQLPSAVLAMLGMRQQNLFKQMDAERPQVTDAMERLLGNLATAHVLLVLDNCEHLVESAATFAAEVLAACPEVRILATSREPLSITGETLCPLPPLDVPPDDSSPGDAVSHAAVRLFVDRARGVRPDFVVTDDNVAAVTTICHRLDGMPLAIELAAARMRAMSPHQLADRLGDRFRLLTGGSRTAMARHQTLGAVVDWSWDTLDKPERLLLQRLAVFAGPVTLADVEEVCADEDLPRDDVFDVLAALVDKSLADPVGDADVRYRLLETIRAYAMDRLTDSGSADRFRDRHAAHVLDVTRHGEPLLRGPDQLRTVVRLDGLREDIAAALRWSIESDDTATATGLVAAAGWYWMLRGIHGDLRYWAPRADALTGDADPEDRAMTALLGSTAASADDTQGLKEGLRRGLAALAGCEKPYRFPMLGLLEPGVHLLENDFEGSLPLLADIIEDDPDPWTRTTARVVRSQVGAFLGDGAMVTADQDIVYDEYRALGDRWGTAVSLAMLADRHARAGEYATALDAYRRALDDMRALGSGDDVAQTLVRMAELHAVSGDFDGARAALADARELRTNLWWPAQDAYVDAGEADLAFREGRLDDAARRYAEAIARVEATPMPSASQMRVTMHLGRARVETAAGRLDEAAAALRTAYELAERAHDMPLVGLVVEGFAAHALAAGDAEGAARLLGATRAVFGTVPSANLDHAALVGRTRDALGDPAYDRLHAEGADRDRAGALEWLRGRITPRT; via the coding sequence GTGCGAGTCGCGCTGCTCGGGCCGGTCGAGGTCCACGACGACGACGGACGCGCGTACGCCCTCGGCGGCCCGCGTCCCCGCGCGCTGCTCGCCCGCCTCGCCCTCACCCCCGGGGTCGTCGTCCTCTCCGGCACGCTCGCCGCGGACCTGTGGGGTGACGACGCTCCCGGCGCCAACGCCTTGCACACCCTGGTCTCCCGGCTCCGTCGCGCGCTCGCCGCGGTCGGCGACGACACCGCCGGCGCGCTCGAGTCCCACGCCGCCGGCTACGCCCTGCGGGTGGGCATCGACGACGTCGACCTGCTCTCGGTCGAGCACCTCGCCAGGGCCGCCCGCACCCACCTCGCCGACGGGGACGCGACGGCGGCAGGGCGGCTGGCCGGGGACGCACTCGCGCGGTGGCGCGGCGAGCCGCTCGCCGACGTGGGTGACGCACCGTTTGCCGCGAGCGTGGCCGTCCGTGCCGCCGAGCTGCGCCTCGACCTGCACGACACGGCGGTCGACGCCGCGTTCCGCACCGGCACCGCCGTCGACCTCACCGGCCTCGAGGCACGCGCACGGGCGCATCCGTTGCGCGAGCGCCTCCAGGTGCAGCTGATGCGTACGCTCTACGACGCGGGCCGCCAGAGCGACGCGCTCGACGTCTACGCCCGCACGCGCAGGGCGCTCGTCGACGAGCTCGGCGTCGAGCCGTCCGCCGAGCTCGGCGAGACCCATCTCGCGATCCTGCGCCAGGACGACGCCATCCGCCCGCGGGCCCGTGCCACGACGCCGCTCCGCTCCGCGCTGCCGGCCCAGCTCACCAGCTTCGTCGGGCGCGAGCACGAGCTCGACCGCCTCGTGGCCGCGCTCGACACCTCGCGCCTCGTGACGGTGGTCGGGCCGGGCGGCGCGGGGAAGACGAGGCTCGCCACCGAGGCCGCGGCACGCGTCGAGGCCGGACAGCGCGACGGCGTGCACCTCCTCGAGCTCGCTCCCGTCCACGAACCCGCACAGCTCCCCAGCGCGGTCCTCGCCATGCTCGGGATGCGCCAGCAGAACCTCTTCAAGCAGATGGACGCCGAGCGCCCGCAGGTCACGGACGCCATGGAGCGACTGCTTGGCAACCTCGCGACGGCGCACGTCCTGCTCGTCCTCGACAACTGCGAGCACCTGGTCGAGTCGGCCGCCACGTTCGCGGCCGAGGTGCTCGCCGCCTGCCCGGAGGTACGCATCCTCGCGACGAGCAGGGAACCGCTCTCGATCACCGGCGAGACACTGTGCCCGCTCCCACCTCTCGACGTCCCGCCGGACGACTCCTCTCCCGGCGACGCGGTCTCCCACGCCGCCGTGCGGCTGTTCGTCGACCGGGCGCGCGGCGTGCGTCCCGACTTCGTCGTGACCGACGACAACGTCGCGGCCGTCACTACGATCTGCCACCGGCTCGACGGCATGCCGCTCGCCATCGAGCTCGCCGCCGCGCGGATGCGCGCGATGTCGCCGCACCAGCTCGCCGACCGGCTCGGCGACAGGTTCCGGCTGCTGACCGGCGGCAGCCGCACGGCGATGGCGCGCCACCAGACGCTCGGTGCCGTCGTCGACTGGTCGTGGGACACCCTCGACAAGCCCGAACGCCTGCTGCTGCAGCGGCTGGCCGTGTTCGCGGGACCCGTCACCCTCGCCGACGTCGAGGAGGTGTGCGCCGACGAGGACCTGCCCCGCGACGACGTCTTCGACGTGCTCGCCGCCCTCGTCGACAAGTCCCTCGCCGACCCGGTGGGCGACGCCGACGTGCGGTACCGGCTGCTCGAGACCATCCGCGCGTACGCCATGGACCGGTTGACCGACTCCGGCTCCGCCGACCGGTTCAGGGACCGGCACGCGGCGCACGTCCTCGACGTCACCAGGCACGGCGAGCCGCTGCTGCGCGGGCCCGACCAACTCCGCACGGTGGTCCGCCTGGACGGCCTGCGCGAGGACATCGCCGCCGCCCTGCGGTGGAGCATCGAGTCCGACGACACCGCGACGGCGACCGGGCTCGTCGCCGCGGCCGGCTGGTACTGGATGCTGCGCGGCATACACGGCGACCTCAGGTACTGGGCGCCCAGGGCGGACGCGCTCACCGGCGACGCGGACCCCGAGGACCGTGCGATGACCGCACTCCTCGGCTCGACCGCCGCATCCGCCGACGACACCCAGGGCCTCAAGGAAGGCCTGCGCCGAGGGCTGGCAGCGCTCGCCGGATGCGAGAAGCCGTACCGGTTCCCTATGCTCGGCCTGCTCGAGCCGGGTGTCCACCTGCTCGAGAACGACTTCGAGGGCAGTCTGCCCCTGCTGGCCGACATCATCGAGGACGACCCCGACCCGTGGACCCGCACGACCGCCCGCGTGGTCAGGAGTCAGGTCGGCGCGTTCCTCGGCGACGGCGCGATGGTGACCGCAGACCAGGACATCGTCTACGACGAGTACCGCGCGCTCGGCGACCGGTGGGGGACGGCCGTCTCGCTCGCGATGCTCGCCGACCGGCACGCGCGCGCGGGTGAGTACGCGACGGCGCTCGACGCGTACCGTCGCGCGCTCGACGACATGCGCGCGCTCGGTTCGGGCGACGACGTGGCGCAGACGCTGGTCCGGATGGCCGAGCTGCACGCGGTGTCCGGCGACTTCGACGGCGCACGCGCGGCTCTGGCCGATGCCAGGGAGCTGCGCACCAACCTCTGGTGGCCGGCCCAGGACGCCTACGTCGACGCCGGGGAGGCCGACCTCGCGTTCCGCGAGGGCAGGCTCGACGACGCCGCGAGACGGTACGCCGAGGCGATCGCCCGGGTCGAGGCGACGCCCATGCCGTCGGCGTCGCAGATGCGCGTCACGATGCACCTCGGCCGCGCCAGGGTCGAGACGGCCGCCGGGCGGCTCGACGAGGCGGCGGCGGCGTTGCGCACGGCGTACGAGCTGGCCGAGCGGGCCCACGACATGCCGTTGGTCGGCCTCGTCGTGGAGGGCTTCGCGGCCCACGCGCTGGCGGCGGGCGACGCCGAGGGGGCGGCACGGCTTCTCGGCGCCACGCGCGCGGTGTTCGGCACCGTCCCCTCGGCCAACCTCGACCACGCCGCGCTCGTCGGACGCACCCGCGACGCGCTCGGCGACCCGGCGTACGACCGGCTGCACGCCGAGGGCGCGGACCGTGACCGTGCCGGTGCCCTCGAATGGCTGCGCGGCCGGATCACCCCCCGAACGTGA
- a CDS encoding MFS transporter produces the protein MSSRGRLRRIRVSLLAAALATLALMYAPQPVLPQLADHFRLTPAEASLTISATTAGLALAGIPLAAVAQAVGRRRLMVTSMVVATAIGLVLPLVSSLTGLVVLRAVQGMAIAGVPSVAMAYVADEVDPAEVGPSMGVYVAGTSVGGLVGRLVAGIVGDVAGWHAGLFAVGVFAALATAVFVVLLPAPRREVRTGAQWRPLVHGMRDAVRDPVLYGPYVVAAFGMGSFVAVYNVLSFRLVGPPFHLAPALATLVFLAYLAGSVTSATAGWVTGRLGRPVVLLAGLAAAVAGITLSLPENLALVIAGLVVFTGGFFGAHSVASGWVGVRATPLARGQASAVYLLAYYVGSSIGGTTGSLAYGTAGWPAFVGLICSWLAVAMAATVAAWWLERRSHRAHP, from the coding sequence ATGAGCTCGCGGGGCAGGCTGCGGCGGATCCGTGTCTCCCTGCTCGCCGCCGCCCTCGCCACGCTGGCCCTGATGTACGCGCCGCAGCCAGTGCTCCCGCAGCTCGCCGACCACTTCCGGTTGACGCCGGCGGAGGCGTCCCTCACCATCTCGGCGACCACGGCCGGGCTCGCCCTCGCCGGCATCCCGCTCGCCGCCGTGGCCCAGGCGGTCGGCAGGCGGCGGCTGATGGTGACGTCGATGGTCGTCGCGACGGCCATCGGGCTGGTCCTGCCGCTGGTGTCTTCGCTGACCGGCCTCGTCGTCCTGCGCGCGGTGCAGGGCATGGCGATCGCGGGGGTCCCCTCGGTGGCGATGGCGTACGTCGCCGACGAGGTCGACCCGGCGGAGGTCGGCCCGAGCATGGGCGTCTACGTCGCGGGCACGTCGGTCGGCGGCCTGGTGGGGCGGCTGGTCGCGGGGATCGTCGGCGACGTCGCGGGCTGGCATGCCGGGCTGTTCGCGGTCGGCGTGTTCGCCGCGCTCGCGACGGCGGTGTTCGTCGTGCTGCTGCCGGCGCCGCGGCGCGAGGTGCGGACCGGCGCCCAGTGGCGTCCGCTCGTCCACGGCATGCGCGACGCGGTCCGCGACCCGGTGCTCTACGGCCCGTACGTCGTCGCGGCGTTCGGCATGGGTTCGTTCGTCGCGGTCTACAACGTCCTGTCGTTCCGGCTCGTCGGGCCGCCGTTCCATCTCGCGCCCGCGCTGGCGACGCTGGTGTTCCTCGCGTACCTCGCCGGCAGCGTCACCTCGGCGACGGCGGGGTGGGTGACCGGCCGCCTCGGGCGCCCGGTCGTCCTGCTCGCCGGACTCGCCGCGGCGGTTGCCGGGATCACGCTGAGCCTGCCGGAGAACCTGGCGCTCGTGATCGCCGGACTCGTGGTCTTCACCGGCGGCTTCTTCGGCGCCCACTCAGTGGCGAGCGGCTGGGTCGGCGTCCGCGCGACGCCACTGGCGCGCGGCCAGGCGTCGGCGGTGTACCTGCTCGCGTACTACGTCGGCAGCAGCATCGGCGGCACGACCGGCAGCCTCGCCTACGGCACCGCCGGCTGGCCCGCCTTCGTCGGCCTCATCTGCTCCTGGCTGGCCGTGGCGATGGCCGCGACGGTGGCAGCCTGGTGGCTGGAGCGTCGAAGCCACCGAGCGCACCCGTGA